Proteins from a genomic interval of Paenibacillus sp. RC334:
- a CDS encoding substrate-binding domain-containing protein produces the protein MKKTLVVYILLIAAFALYVFRYEQSGPLNGTWEEKGLRGSIGETYIMITFQSGLEYWKSGLKGFEDAGDAMGVTVEYRGATRYDAQEQTTVIEQAIARKPAGIAISAIDPHSLIPAINKALDAGIPVVLFDAGAPGSRAYSFLGTDNYKAGVTAADKMAELLGREGEVAVLTLPGQQNHEERSRGFRDTIQRQYPAMKVVEVADGRGDAMVSRDESLRLMKAYPKLAGIFVTEATGGTGVGEAVLSQKSRRPLKIISFDTNKATLDMIRGGTISATIAQGTWNMGYWSLQYLFHLHHHLTIPAPSSSGDNAPLPVRVDTGISVVTRANVDDYYAK, from the coding sequence ATGAAAAAAACACTGGTGGTATATATTCTGCTGATTGCGGCCTTTGCGTTGTATGTGTTCAGATATGAACAATCCGGGCCGTTGAACGGAACCTGGGAAGAAAAAGGGCTACGCGGCAGCATTGGAGAAACGTATATCATGATTACGTTCCAGTCCGGTTTGGAGTATTGGAAAAGCGGCCTTAAGGGCTTTGAGGATGCCGGGGATGCGATGGGTGTGACCGTCGAGTATCGGGGGGCTACCCGTTATGATGCGCAGGAGCAGACGACCGTGATTGAGCAGGCGATTGCCCGGAAGCCCGCAGGGATTGCGATTTCCGCGATTGATCCACACTCGCTGATCCCGGCGATTAATAAGGCACTGGACGCGGGCATTCCTGTGGTGCTGTTTGATGCCGGGGCACCGGGCAGCCGGGCGTATTCTTTTCTGGGAACGGACAATTACAAGGCGGGTGTGACTGCTGCGGACAAAATGGCAGAGCTGCTGGGACGGGAAGGCGAGGTAGCTGTTCTGACGTTACCCGGTCAGCAAAATCATGAGGAGCGTTCCCGTGGTTTTCGTGACACCATTCAGCGGCAGTATCCTGCCATGAAGGTGGTGGAAGTGGCGGATGGACGCGGTGACGCAATGGTATCCCGGGATGAGTCGCTGCGGCTGATGAAGGCGTATCCGAAGCTGGCGGGGATTTTTGTGACCGAGGCGACGGGAGGAACAGGTGTCGGTGAGGCGGTATTGAGCCAAAAGAGCCGTCGTCCGCTGAAAATCATTTCTTTTGATACGAATAAAGCGACCCTGGATATGATCCGTGGAGGGACGATCTCGGCAACCATTGCTCAGGGAACGTGGAATATGGGCTATTGGTCGCTTCAATACCTGTTCCATCTGCACCATCATTTGACGATTCCCGCTCCTTCCTCCTCCGGTGACAACGCCCCTCTACCTGTTCGAGTGGACACAGGGATATCCGTCGTCACACGGGCGAATGTAGATGATTATTATGCGAAATGA
- a CDS encoding sensor histidine kinase, translating into MIIMRNDDQRRWKRIRAWSDQRMQRLRLRNMPLRYQLMLLFLFFGIVPSLGLGLLVNWTVERIIERQVEDHTMQLIGKVNEALDTKMENLQNMTYLIGFNPDIGEFWQGQTLADGHTGTVAQSVAQEKQQEERAQDTLYRMKQFLQGFTTLYPEIAGILIVNEHGDYISNEMYARSTRSLTEEDWYKQASQHAGIFTVLGQPSHRNVTTHVQYKDSEIVSVVRSVTDSETGRVLGVIMIDLKLRAVSQAARDVTLGKTGYLMVTDAEGRSVYMPDMPLIERIPPEWFGAGDSGMFTREAGGRELLFMFRASEFTGWRTVGVFPARESTLEVRQIQFYVVSFVFIVCLFGLTASLRLSRSIAQPIFRLMSYMRTAETGDLTVRQWSDRGDEIGMLGRSFNRMLEQIRRLMSLGELRERQKRDAELRSLQEHIKPHFLYNTLDTIHWMARKNGAEDVSDMVGALSRLFRLGLSKGDDFIPLRSEIEHISSYMQIQQTRYRDRLRWELNVSEELGELFVLKLMLQPVVENAIYHGIKARRGPGTIGVEARIEGDKLLLTVRDNGAGMTVERLRELRHLLEAPLDSMEGQQKPNGASVNANGRSYGMLNVQARIRLSFGEEYGIVLDSEEGAGTCVTIIHPLLRDMAQLKKPHEKGADQDDEITHHRHLDNDESDGQDHNGSDDDDGKTLHKKTLSGTDRR; encoded by the coding sequence ATGATTATTATGCGAAATGATGATCAACGGAGATGGAAGCGTATACGCGCATGGTCGGATCAAAGGATGCAGCGTTTGCGCTTGCGCAATATGCCTTTACGGTATCAGCTCATGTTGTTATTCCTGTTCTTTGGCATCGTACCGTCACTGGGATTGGGTCTGCTGGTCAACTGGACGGTGGAACGGATTATTGAGCGGCAGGTGGAAGACCATACGATGCAGCTCATTGGCAAGGTAAATGAGGCATTGGATACCAAAATGGAAAATTTGCAGAACATGACGTATTTGATTGGCTTTAACCCGGATATAGGAGAGTTCTGGCAAGGACAGACGCTGGCTGACGGTCACACGGGTACAGTAGCGCAGTCGGTTGCGCAGGAGAAACAACAGGAGGAAAGGGCACAGGATACGCTGTATCGGATGAAGCAATTTTTGCAGGGCTTTACCACGTTATATCCCGAGATTGCGGGTATTCTGATCGTGAACGAACACGGCGACTATATTAGTAACGAAATGTATGCTCGAAGCACGCGCAGTCTGACCGAAGAGGACTGGTATAAACAGGCGTCGCAGCATGCAGGTATTTTTACCGTACTGGGACAGCCGAGCCATCGTAATGTGACGACTCATGTTCAGTACAAGGATAGCGAAATTGTGTCTGTCGTCCGGTCGGTGACGGATTCGGAGACTGGACGTGTGCTAGGCGTGATTATGATTGATCTCAAGCTACGGGCCGTGTCGCAGGCTGCCAGAGATGTAACCCTGGGCAAAACCGGGTATTTAATGGTGACAGATGCAGAGGGACGTAGCGTGTACATGCCGGATATGCCGCTGATCGAGCGTATTCCCCCGGAATGGTTCGGGGCAGGTGACAGCGGGATGTTTACTCGTGAAGCTGGAGGGAGAGAATTGCTGTTCATGTTCCGGGCTTCCGAGTTTACGGGCTGGAGAACGGTGGGTGTATTCCCGGCGCGGGAATCAACACTGGAGGTACGACAAATTCAATTCTACGTCGTCTCCTTTGTCTTCATTGTGTGTCTGTTCGGACTGACGGCATCCTTAAGGTTGTCGCGTTCGATTGCGCAGCCGATTTTCCGCCTGATGTCCTATATGCGGACAGCAGAAACGGGGGATCTTACGGTTCGCCAATGGAGTGACCGCGGGGATGAAATCGGGATGCTCGGCAGGAGCTTCAACCGGATGCTGGAGCAAATTCGCCGTTTGATGTCGCTTGGCGAGCTAAGGGAGCGGCAGAAGCGGGATGCCGAGCTACGTAGCCTTCAGGAGCATATTAAGCCTCACTTTTTATACAATACTTTGGATACGATTCATTGGATGGCTCGTAAAAACGGGGCAGAAGACGTGTCCGATATGGTGGGGGCGCTATCGAGATTGTTTCGCCTCGGGTTGAGTAAGGGGGATGACTTTATTCCGCTACGCAGCGAAATTGAGCATATATCAAGCTATATGCAAATTCAGCAAACCCGGTATCGGGACAGACTTCGCTGGGAATTAAACGTATCCGAGGAATTAGGGGAGCTGTTCGTGTTGAAGCTCATGCTTCAGCCTGTGGTGGAAAATGCCATTTACCACGGCATCAAGGCCAGACGTGGTCCGGGCACGATTGGGGTCGAGGCGCGGATTGAGGGAGATAAGCTGCTGCTGACAGTACGTGATAATGGTGCAGGGATGACGGTGGAACGGTTGCGGGAGCTGCGGCATTTGCTGGAAGCACCGCTGGACTCGATGGAAGGACAACAGAAGCCAAATGGAGCCAGTGTGAATGCGAACGGTAGGAGCTATGGCATGCTGAATGTACAGGCGCGTATCCGGCTATCTTTTGGTGAGGAATATGGAATTGTATTGGACAGTGAAGAAGGGGCAGGTACCTGCGTTACGATCATTCATCCGTTGCTGCGGGATATGGCACAATTGAAGAAGCCTCATGAAAAAGGAGCGGATCAGGATGACGAAATCACACACCATCGGCACCTCGACAACGACGAGTCTGACGGACAAGACCATAACGGAAGTGACGACGATGACGGCAAAACGTTACACAAAAAAACGCTATCAGGTACTGATCGCAGATGA
- a CDS encoding response regulator gives MTAKRYTKKRYQVLIADDEPIIREGIRDCVDWTALNMEVAGEAEDGEEALELAVRLGIDILLVDMNMPFMDGIELIRRLREERPECRCLIISGHDEFAYAQEAVRLGVEDYILKPVDAEQLHAALSQLCQRLDEERKRAAYVEQAAGQIERNIPLLRQRFCLEWLEGQNTGKDVMEQLAFLRLPTRPPVQIGVVRWPAAEARQTIMRENDRQLFLFAAENIIGELLEGLPHVLFRDANGLIGICLWQEAPEAIGATMEQAIGRYLNIAVHTHVERNARGLEGAVDAFQVCRDRVYGESQLSPLVRRARQLIQEGFADRELTLESLASRLQVSTVYLSRVLKKELNDSFVTLVTRARIRKAVQLLDSTTLSIHDIAERTGYDSQHYFSTAFKKTMGVSPVQYRKGGGIGVIASDQE, from the coding sequence ATGACGGCAAAACGTTACACAAAAAAACGCTATCAGGTACTGATCGCAGATGATGAGCCGATCATTCGTGAGGGCATACGAGATTGCGTAGACTGGACGGCTCTCAACATGGAGGTTGCGGGTGAGGCGGAGGATGGCGAAGAAGCGCTGGAGCTGGCGGTACGGCTTGGCATCGACATTTTGCTGGTCGATATGAATATGCCGTTCATGGACGGAATTGAGCTGATCCGACGGCTGCGGGAAGAACGCCCGGAATGTCGGTGTCTGATCATTTCTGGTCATGATGAATTTGCGTATGCGCAGGAGGCTGTCCGACTTGGCGTGGAGGATTATATATTGAAGCCGGTCGATGCGGAGCAGCTTCACGCTGCGCTGTCGCAGCTCTGTCAGCGGCTGGACGAAGAGCGCAAGCGTGCCGCCTATGTAGAACAGGCCGCCGGGCAGATTGAGCGGAATATTCCGCTGCTGCGCCAGCGCTTTTGTCTGGAATGGCTGGAAGGGCAGAACACGGGAAAAGACGTGATGGAACAACTGGCGTTTTTACGTCTTCCAACCCGGCCACCCGTTCAGATCGGCGTGGTACGGTGGCCTGCGGCAGAGGCGCGGCAGACGATTATGCGTGAGAATGACCGCCAACTGTTTCTTTTTGCTGCTGAAAATATCATTGGCGAGCTGTTGGAGGGCCTGCCGCATGTGTTGTTCCGCGATGCAAACGGGCTGATCGGCATATGCCTGTGGCAGGAGGCACCCGAAGCCATCGGCGCAACGATGGAGCAGGCTATTGGTCGCTACCTGAACATAGCGGTTCATACACATGTGGAGCGAAATGCCCGGGGGCTGGAAGGTGCGGTTGATGCGTTCCAAGTGTGCCGTGATCGTGTGTACGGCGAATCGCAGTTGTCTCCACTCGTACGCCGGGCACGGCAGCTTATTCAGGAAGGCTTTGCGGACCGGGAGCTGACACTGGAATCCCTCGCCTCGCGTTTACAGGTATCCACCGTGTATCTCAGCCGTGTGCTCAAAAAAGAGCTAAACGATAGCTTCGTGACCCTCGTCACGCGCGCCCGTATTCGCAAAGCGGTGCAACTGCTGGACTCCACCACGCTGTCAATCCACGATATCGCAGAGCGCACAGGATACGACAGCCAGCACTATTTTAGTACGGCTTTTAAAAAGACCATGGGTGTTTCCCCTGTTCAGTACCGCAAAGGCGGTGGGATCGGCGTAATCGCGTCGGATCAGGAGTGA
- the hcp gene encoding hydroxylamine reductase translates to MFCYQCEQTPSGGCTVVGVCGKNETIASLQDTMIFALKGIAAYATHARQLGYSDPEVDRITHEALYMTLTNSNFNVQEHLDMAMKVGNAAVRIMDVLDRAHTDRFGIPQPITVSQNKIEGQCIVVTGHNLYALEELLRQTEGKGINIYTHSEMLPAHGYPALKKYAHLKGNIGKAWYDQRRLFEEFPGAILATTNCVMPIKGTYADRFFSYEVAGLEGVAKITDDDFAPLIERALALPPADVESEQVLTTGYHHETVIGLAPEIIQAVKDGHIRRFFVIAGCDAPGKGGNYYRELATSLPNDTVILTTSCGKFRFNDVDYGTVGDTGIPRYIDLGQCNNSGSTVKIALALADAFGCTVNELPVSIVLSWFEQKAVAILLGLFSLGMQDIRIGPKPPEFISSGVLDVLVELFGLKLITTAEEDMKAMLALS, encoded by the coding sequence ATGTTTTGTTATCAGTGTGAACAGACGCCGAGTGGCGGGTGTACCGTAGTTGGAGTGTGCGGCAAGAATGAAACGATAGCGAGCTTGCAGGATACGATGATTTTTGCGTTAAAAGGCATTGCGGCCTATGCGACACATGCTCGACAGTTGGGCTATAGCGATCCAGAGGTGGATCGTATCACGCATGAAGCGTTATATATGACCTTAACCAATTCTAACTTTAATGTACAAGAGCATTTGGACATGGCGATGAAGGTCGGAAATGCAGCCGTACGGATTATGGATGTGCTGGATCGCGCGCATACGGATCGTTTTGGCATTCCGCAGCCGATTACCGTCAGTCAGAATAAAATTGAAGGCCAATGTATCGTCGTGACCGGACATAATCTGTATGCGCTGGAGGAATTGCTACGGCAGACCGAAGGTAAGGGCATTAATATCTATACCCACTCGGAAATGCTGCCTGCCCACGGTTATCCGGCGTTGAAGAAATACGCACATCTGAAAGGCAATATCGGTAAAGCATGGTATGATCAGCGCAGACTGTTCGAGGAATTTCCGGGTGCGATTCTCGCCACGACGAACTGCGTGATGCCGATTAAAGGCACATATGCAGATCGATTCTTCTCTTATGAAGTAGCCGGGCTGGAGGGCGTCGCCAAGATTACGGACGACGACTTTGCACCATTGATCGAGCGCGCGCTGGCACTGCCACCCGCAGATGTAGAATCTGAGCAGGTGCTTACGACGGGATATCATCACGAGACGGTCATTGGACTTGCTCCCGAGATTATTCAGGCGGTTAAAGACGGACATATTCGCCGCTTTTTCGTTATTGCAGGCTGTGACGCACCAGGTAAAGGCGGCAACTATTACCGAGAGTTGGCCACTTCCTTGCCGAACGATACAGTTATTTTAACCACGTCCTGCGGCAAATTCCGCTTTAATGACGTGGACTATGGCACCGTGGGGGACACGGGGATTCCACGTTATATTGATCTGGGGCAATGCAACAATTCCGGTTCTACGGTGAAAATCGCTCTGGCGTTAGCAGATGCTTTCGGTTGTACAGTGAATGAGCTGCCAGTCAGCATCGTGTTGTCCTGGTTTGAGCAAAAAGCTGTTGCCATCCTGCTAGGCTTGTTCAGCCTCGGCATGCAGGATATCCGCATCGGGCCGAAGCCGCCCGAGTTTATTTCTTCTGGCGTGCTGGATGTGTTGGTAGAGCTGTTTGGCTTAAAGCTGATTACTACAGCGGAGGAAGATATGAAAGCAATGCTGGCGTTGTCGTAG
- a CDS encoding helix-turn-helix transcriptional regulator has translation MSELLDLVGTRIRDIRKSKGLSQEALAEKAGFNSSYIGFIERAERNISLKNLEKIAKALNVGVYQLLTYVKENDELTEEDLSVKSILTLLRTRESKDTELALKILTDIFARIDEH, from the coding sequence ATGTCTGAACTTTTAGATTTAGTCGGTACACGCATTCGGGATATTCGGAAGTCCAAAGGGCTTTCCCAAGAAGCTTTAGCTGAAAAAGCAGGATTCAATTCGAGTTATATCGGTTTTATTGAACGCGCAGAGAGAAATATATCTTTGAAAAATCTGGAGAAAATAGCGAAGGCATTGAACGTGGGCGTTTATCAGTTGCTTACATATGTAAAGGAAAATGATGAGCTTACCGAAGAAGATTTGAGTGTAAAAAGTATTTTGACTCTGCTAAGAACTCGTGAATCCAAAGATACTGAGCTGGCATTGAAGATTCTTACGGACATATTTGCAAGAATTGATGAACATTAA
- a CDS encoding nucleoside triphosphate pyrophosphohydrolase, with product MPTYNKLVRDRIPHIITSQGKECRTRILDPEEYKQELRTKLREEATEYFEAAKDKDALEELADVLEVIRALAEVHGANAAELDKLRADKGEARGGFQERVFLIDVDGA from the coding sequence ATGCCTACATACAACAAGCTGGTACGGGACCGGATTCCGCACATCATTACGTCTCAGGGCAAGGAATGCCGCACGCGCATTTTAGACCCGGAGGAATATAAGCAAGAGCTGAGAACGAAGCTTCGTGAAGAGGCAACGGAGTATTTTGAAGCGGCAAAAGATAAGGACGCGCTGGAAGAGCTGGCGGATGTACTGGAAGTCATCCGGGCGCTGGCAGAAGTACATGGGGCGAATGCAGCAGAGCTGGACAAGCTGCGGGCAGACAAAGGCGAGGCACGGGGTGGCTTTCAGGAGCGGGTATTTTTAATTGATGTGGATGGGGCTTGA
- the dptF gene encoding DNA phosphorothioation-dependent restriction protein DptF, protein MDANISEYFIDVLKRCKQSSKEAVENLDEFSEFKRYMHVQRPVEVELEAIINEAYSTEKAHLILVCGGVGDGKSHILSYLKNKYDFLNDKSSFYLHNDATESFSPRKTSIETLANVLKPFSDQGLQEEGSQNIILAINLGALNNFIDSEEGKSFSRLRDYVHQKRILETVIEDTPAGDDDTFKFVNFSDYHIYELTEARPKSSYIKNIFQKITQKSFDNPFYQAYLRDYEDNKELSLKNPIIQNYELFQHEDIQEKIIDLLIQAMVKEKLIISTRALLDFVFNILVPSSMENMNYSQLKEYVQNQNFKSYIACLLAFQLFEKVDASSIHRAIHQINPTRIRTEKLDQYLIEFKSRKDGAYLFAQYIDINRMSYFARSFISNSPWRNTESKDYQQYKQMIIKLFVYLYYLIPKEEHHSFQDNIYNQFMKNLYHWNKREWSKLSKLYREDVREAIYKWNGESNGDLIYIQVGQPQTQYYALQKLEVEPHVNRSTILMEEELSKFLTVMTLQFKARNSVYSEEDSIVSIDIDFSLYSLLIRIKNGYRPNKKDKFQFIKFVEFIGRLSSVGNQKEEIVFESKQFGKITRYRLKFDSTFDQYSFMET, encoded by the coding sequence ATGGATGCTAATATAAGCGAGTACTTTATTGATGTTCTAAAAAGATGCAAACAATCTTCAAAAGAAGCTGTAGAAAATCTGGATGAATTCAGTGAGTTTAAAAGATACATGCACGTTCAAAGGCCTGTAGAAGTAGAATTAGAAGCAATTATTAATGAAGCCTATTCTACCGAAAAGGCTCATTTAATTTTGGTTTGCGGTGGAGTAGGAGACGGGAAGTCACATATTCTTTCATACTTAAAAAATAAATATGATTTCTTAAATGATAAAAGTAGCTTTTATTTGCATAATGATGCTACAGAAAGTTTCTCACCTCGTAAGACGTCCATTGAAACGCTAGCGAACGTACTTAAACCGTTTTCTGATCAAGGCCTTCAAGAAGAAGGTTCTCAAAATATTATTTTAGCGATTAACTTAGGGGCTTTAAATAACTTCATTGATTCCGAAGAAGGAAAATCTTTCTCTCGTCTACGAGATTATGTACATCAAAAACGGATCCTAGAGACTGTGATCGAAGATACTCCTGCAGGTGATGATGATACATTTAAATTTGTGAATTTTAGCGATTATCACATTTATGAACTCACTGAAGCAAGGCCAAAATCAAGCTATATTAAGAATATTTTTCAAAAGATTACTCAGAAATCTTTTGATAATCCATTCTACCAAGCTTATTTAAGGGATTACGAGGATAACAAAGAACTTTCCTTGAAAAATCCAATTATACAAAATTACGAGTTGTTTCAGCATGAGGATATACAGGAAAAGATTATTGATCTATTAATACAAGCTATGGTAAAGGAAAAACTAATTATATCGACTCGGGCTTTACTTGATTTTGTATTTAATATTTTGGTCCCATCTTCTATGGAAAACATGAACTATTCGCAATTAAAGGAATATGTGCAAAATCAAAATTTTAAGTCATATATAGCTTGTTTGCTAGCATTCCAATTATTCGAAAAAGTTGATGCTTCATCTATACATCGCGCTATACATCAAATTAATCCAACACGAATAAGGACTGAAAAATTAGACCAATATCTTATTGAATTTAAGTCTAGAAAAGATGGAGCCTACCTTTTTGCACAATATATAGACATCAATAGAATGTCGTACTTTGCAAGATCTTTTATATCAAATTCACCATGGAGAAATACGGAAAGTAAAGATTATCAACAATATAAACAAATGATTATAAAGTTGTTCGTTTATTTGTATTATCTGATCCCTAAAGAGGAACATCATTCTTTTCAAGATAATATCTATAATCAGTTTATGAAAAATTTATATCACTGGAATAAACGGGAGTGGAGTAAGCTCTCTAAGTTATATCGAGAAGACGTTAGAGAGGCCATATATAAATGGAATGGTGAAAGCAATGGGGATCTTATTTATATTCAAGTAGGACAACCTCAAACGCAATATTATGCTTTGCAAAAATTAGAGGTAGAACCACACGTTAATCGATCGACTATTTTAATGGAAGAAGAGTTATCTAAATTTCTAACCGTAATGACACTACAGTTTAAAGCCAGAAATTCTGTTTACTCTGAAGAAGATTCGATTGTTTCAATTGATATAGATTTTTCTTTGTATTCCTTGTTAATTCGAATTAAAAACGGATATCGTCCAAATAAGAAAGATAAATTTCAATTTATTAAGTTTGTTGAGTTCATTGGTAGACTAAGTAGCGTGGGAAATCAGAAAGAGGAAATTGTGTTTGAGAGTAAGCAATTTGGAAAAATAACTCGGTATCGTTTGAAATTCGACTCAACGTTTGATCAATATTCGTTTATGGAGACGTGA
- the dptG gene encoding DNA phosphorothioation-dependent restriction protein DptG, with translation MNYYLNSELIREKFKFTSSIRHNPKTELEFLPYNTKFKEAQYNFREVVGEFIRLVGQKKLPEDVNSDDLVDRVLNTIDFENMNQRSVFKQTIKTLFLDENNQLYLFHPKTLYYINTVENENKKLAIFLYNVLWNQEEPLAVENIQESSYDLMSELLFKSLPELSEITEKPENYAVMLPEISKLFIQDFKWLVTKSDLFTLQVEKIISYYYFFYVSQLSLRNEAMFTPFEKEIRPIYFTFEGEEKLSKTRVSYEYGWRNLEKSINRIFSHINFLKVLNLSNGKSVYSYQDIAYRIRNMSQEELEILDQQVSQLMEEYKNKLSGDTKWELMGTVMRPYDIPVLNNMYLFFSMIDHQFNQTSRSKPYNEYKQWFVHFCQKSFLKSRGRSGKMLILDTDYLLFFTKMIIQDMPKIRLKKLFEEFETRGIIFDRDTQTAIIDYFEKLNLLEKKSDSGDAIYVKSFL, from the coding sequence ATGAATTATTATTTAAATTCAGAGTTGATTAGGGAAAAATTTAAGTTTACATCTTCTATTAGACACAACCCTAAAACGGAATTGGAATTTCTCCCTTATAATACAAAATTTAAAGAGGCACAATATAATTTCAGAGAAGTAGTTGGAGAATTCATCAGATTAGTTGGACAGAAAAAACTTCCTGAGGATGTGAACTCGGATGATTTGGTTGACAGGGTACTTAATACGATTGATTTTGAAAATATGAATCAGCGCAGTGTATTTAAGCAAACGATAAAGACATTATTTTTAGATGAAAACAATCAATTATATTTATTTCATCCTAAGACTTTGTACTATATAAATACTGTTGAAAATGAAAATAAAAAACTCGCAATATTTCTATACAATGTTTTATGGAACCAAGAAGAGCCATTGGCAGTGGAAAATATCCAAGAAAGTTCTTATGACCTCATGAGTGAACTGCTTTTTAAATCACTTCCTGAGCTAAGTGAAATAACGGAAAAACCTGAAAATTATGCAGTCATGTTACCTGAAATCTCCAAACTTTTTATTCAAGATTTCAAGTGGTTAGTTACAAAGAGTGATCTATTTACTTTACAGGTCGAAAAAATTATTTCTTATTATTATTTCTTCTATGTTAGTCAATTGTCACTAAGAAACGAGGCAATGTTTACTCCTTTTGAAAAAGAAATTAGGCCCATTTATTTTACTTTTGAAGGAGAAGAAAAACTATCCAAAACACGTGTCAGTTACGAATATGGTTGGAGAAATTTGGAGAAATCGATAAATCGTATTTTTTCACATATTAATTTTCTAAAAGTACTTAATCTCTCTAATGGAAAATCTGTTTATTCTTATCAAGATATCGCCTATAGAATTCGTAATATGTCTCAGGAAGAGCTTGAAATATTGGATCAACAGGTTTCTCAACTGATGGAAGAATACAAAAATAAGCTTTCAGGGGATACAAAATGGGAGCTTATGGGTACAGTAATGCGCCCATATGACATTCCGGTATTAAATAATATGTATTTGTTCTTTAGTATGATTGATCATCAATTTAATCAAACTAGTCGTTCTAAGCCTTATAATGAATATAAACAGTGGTTTGTACATTTCTGTCAAAAATCGTTTCTAAAATCAAGAGGAAGATCTGGAAAGATGCTTATTTTAGATACAGATTATCTTTTATTCTTTACTAAAATGATTATCCAAGATATGCCTAAAATAAGATTGAAAAAGTTATTTGAAGAATTCGAAACAAGAGGGATTATTTTTGATCGTGATACTCAAACAGCTATTATAGATTATTTTGAAAAGCTTAATTTGCTTGAGAAAAAAAGTGATAGTGGGGATGCAATATATGTCAAATCATTTTTATAA